The genomic window CTCGGCGATTTTCCGGGTCGACGTCCAGTTCGTCCAGACGCCGGCAAAGAAGGCGAGCGGCCGGCTCTCGTCCAAGGCGAACCATACCGGCTGCGACTTGCCGTCTGGCAGCCGCTCTGGTTCCGAGAACGACGTGAAGGGGACCAAGCAGCGCGAGGAGGGGCCGAGCCACCTGCGCCAGTGGGGGCTGGCGACGCGCCGGATGTTCGTCACTCCCTTGTCGACCTTCTTGCCTTCGAGCGCGAAGGCTGGAGACGGCATACCCCATCTGGCGCGGCTGAGTTCGCGCGCACCGTCGATGCCGGTGCGCACGATCGGGGCCGAGTAGTCCGGAA from Constrictibacter sp. MBR-5 includes these protein-coding regions:
- a CDS encoding SOS response-associated peptidase gives rise to the protein MCNLYSQTKGQQAIIALTKSMRDSVGNLPPLPGIFPDYSAPIVRTGIDGARELSRARWGMPSPAFALEGKKVDKGVTNIRRVASPHWRRWLGPSSRCLVPFTSFSEPERLPDGKSQPVWFALDESRPLAFFAGVWTNWTSTRKIAEGPVTCDLFGFLTTDANREVGTIHPKAMPVILTEPDEWEIWLAAPWSEASALQRPLQDGALSIVARGEKKDEAGAA